One part of the Hyphomicrobiales bacterium genome encodes these proteins:
- a CDS encoding ligase-associated DNA damage response DEXH box helicase has product MSVSLVFTQGGAFTFISARQRYDHSTCKVRYCLNVQPSFPVPELPPAFATWFSGKGWQPRAHQLELLARAEAQRDALLIAPTGAGKTLAGFLPSLVDLAGKTTSRRSNRPGGLHTLYISPLKALAVDVARNLTTPAEEMDLPIRIETRTGDTPPSRRQRQKRNPPDILLTTPEQLALLLSHVDANRMFGGVKRVIFDELHALVTSKRGDLLALGLARLRKHAPDLVATGLSATVADPQALAGWLAPQNTDARDQADIVTVAGGARPDITILESEERLPWSGHMARYAFPEVLQAIAKHQTTLVFVNTRAQAELVFRELWSINEDSLPIALHHGSLDVGQRRKVEEAMAKNALRAVVATSTLDLGIDWGDVDLVVHVGAPKGASRLAQRIGRSNHRMDEPSKAILVPANRFEVLECRAALKANYDRAQDTATIRDGALDVLSQHVLGMACSDAFASDDLFAEIRSAYPYRLLTRESFGRVVQFVATGGYALKSYERYARIRQRKDGLWRVANPDVAQQYRLNVGTIIEMPVLTVRLVSAKQAAQRSSGALRGGRILGQVEEYFLETLVPGDSFLFGGEVVKFEGIREQDALVSRTESGEPKIPSYAGGKFPLSTYLADGVRAMLADPESWGELPDQVSDWLRMQRDKSALPGRDGLLVETFPRGNRHYMICYPFEGRLAHQTLGMLLTRRMERARAKPLGFVATDYVLGVWGLADFGQKITDGSMPLDDLFAQSMLGDDLEEWMGESYLLKRTFRACALISGLIERRHPGQEKSGRQMTVSSDLIYDVLRQHEPDHILMQSTWADAASGLLDIARIGSMLARIEGRITHQRLDRISPLAVPIMLEVGKEPVFGEARDQVLEDAESLLEEAMGGS; this is encoded by the coding sequence ATGTCAGTATCCCTTGTGTTCACGCAGGGTGGTGCCTTTACTTTCATATCCGCACGGCAAAGGTATGACCATTCGACTTGCAAGGTACGGTACTGCTTGAACGTTCAACCCAGCTTCCCGGTTCCTGAGCTTCCACCAGCCTTTGCCACCTGGTTCAGCGGTAAGGGATGGCAGCCGCGCGCCCACCAGTTGGAACTGCTGGCGCGCGCCGAAGCACAGCGTGACGCATTGTTGATCGCGCCCACCGGCGCGGGCAAGACTTTGGCAGGGTTCCTGCCTTCGCTTGTCGATCTGGCTGGCAAGACCACATCGCGCCGATCAAATCGGCCTGGCGGGTTGCACACGCTCTACATCTCGCCGCTTAAGGCACTGGCGGTGGATGTGGCGCGCAATCTGACCACACCTGCCGAAGAGATGGATTTGCCGATCCGGATCGAAACACGCACCGGGGACACGCCGCCCTCGCGCCGTCAGCGGCAAAAGCGCAATCCGCCAGACATTCTGTTGACGACGCCCGAACAGTTGGCGCTGCTGCTCTCGCACGTTGACGCCAATCGCATGTTCGGCGGTGTGAAGCGCGTGATCTTCGATGAGTTGCATGCGCTGGTGACGTCTAAGCGTGGCGACCTTCTGGCCCTGGGACTGGCGAGGTTGCGCAAACATGCGCCCGACTTGGTGGCGACGGGGCTTTCGGCGACGGTTGCCGATCCGCAGGCACTGGCCGGCTGGCTCGCACCGCAGAATACTGACGCGCGCGACCAAGCCGACATCGTGACGGTTGCCGGCGGCGCGCGTCCGGACATCACGATCTTGGAAAGCGAAGAACGCCTGCCTTGGTCTGGTCACATGGCGCGCTACGCCTTCCCAGAGGTCTTGCAGGCCATCGCCAAGCACCAAACGACCTTGGTTTTTGTCAACACGCGGGCGCAAGCCGAACTGGTGTTTCGCGAGCTTTGGTCTATCAACGAGGACTCGTTGCCCATCGCTTTGCACCACGGCTCGCTGGATGTCGGTCAGCGTCGCAAAGTCGAAGAGGCGATGGCGAAAAACGCCCTTCGGGCCGTCGTGGCAACATCCACGCTCGATCTCGGGATCGACTGGGGCGATGTGGACCTTGTGGTCCATGTTGGTGCGCCGAAAGGCGCCAGCCGTCTGGCGCAACGGATTGGGCGCTCCAATCACCGCATGGATGAACCGTCCAAAGCCATTCTGGTTCCGGCCAATCGGTTCGAGGTGCTGGAGTGTCGGGCGGCACTGAAAGCTAATTATGACCGCGCCCAAGACACCGCAACCATCCGCGATGGGGCGCTCGATGTGCTTTCCCAACATGTCCTTGGCATGGCCTGCTCGGATGCCTTTGCCAGCGATGATCTTTTTGCCGAGATTCGTTCGGCCTACCCGTACCGTTTGCTGACGCGTGAAAGCTTCGGCCGCGTCGTGCAGTTCGTCGCCACTGGAGGCTATGCGCTCAAGAGCTATGAGCGGTACGCTCGCATTCGCCAGCGCAAGGACGGTTTGTGGCGCGTGGCCAATCCCGATGTCGCGCAGCAGTACCGGCTGAATGTCGGCACCATCATCGAAATGCCCGTTCTGACGGTACGGTTGGTTTCGGCCAAACAGGCGGCGCAGCGTTCATCCGGCGCGCTTCGTGGTGGACGCATTCTTGGCCAGGTCGAGGAGTATTTCCTGGAAACGTTGGTGCCAGGCGACAGCTTCTTGTTCGGCGGCGAGGTGGTGAAGTTCGAAGGCATTCGCGAGCAAGACGCGCTCGTCTCGCGCACCGAATCCGGTGAACCCAAAATCCCCTCCTATGCCGGCGGCAAGTTTCCTCTTTCGACCTATCTGGCCGATGGCGTGCGCGCGATGCTTGCCGATCCGGAGAGCTGGGGTGAACTGCCTGATCAGGTGAGCGATTGGCTGCGCATGCAGCGCGACAAGTCCGCCCTGCCAGGCCGCGATGGTTTGCTGGTCGAGACATTCCCGCGCGGCAATCGCCATTACATGATTTGCTACCCCTTCGAGGGCCGGCTTGCGCATCAAACCCTTGGCATGCTGCTGACCCGCCGCATGGAACGGGCGCGCGCTAAGCCGCTCGGCTTCGTCGCGACCGATTATGTTCTCGGCGTTTGGGGTCTGGCGGATTTCGGCCAGAAGATCACCGACGGCTCAATGCCGCTGGATGATCTCTTCGCGCAGTCCATGTTGGGTGATGATTTGGAAGAATGGATGGGCGAGAGCTATCTTCTCAAGCGCACGTTTCGCGCTTGCGCCCTCATTTCCGGGCTGATCGAACGGCGGCATCCTGGACAAGAAAAATCCGGACGGCAAATGACCGTTTCCTCAGACCTCATCTACGACGTCCTGCGTCAGCACGAGCCCGACCATATTCTGATGCAATCGACCTGGGCCGATGCGGCATCCGGGCTGCTCGACATCGCTCGCATCGGCTCTATGCTGGCGCGGATTGAAGGGCGAATCACCCATCAAAGGCTCGATCGCATTTCACCTCTCGCCGTGCCCATCATGTTGGAAGTCGGCAAGGAGCCAGTGTTCGGCGAGGCGCGCGATCAGGTTTTGGAAGATGCCGAAAGCCTGCTCGAAGAAGCGATGGGCGGTTCCTAA
- the pdeM gene encoding ligase-associated DNA damage response endonuclease PdeM codes for MTLAGETLVADRCGALYWPDEATLVVADLHLEKGSSFARFRNHLPPYDTAATLRQLAAMVDAYRPTRLIALGDSVHDRSAWERLSDSDRHSLSGLCHRVEDWIWIAGNHDPKPPVGVPGRSAQELVIGSLVFRHEPGGEVGAKQAEVAGHLHPAARVIGKGGSARRPAFAHDGKRLILPAFGAYAGGLCLSAEPFRHLLIKASMRASVCGRTRMFTVPSSRILGWR; via the coding sequence ATAACCTTGGCCGGCGAAACGCTGGTTGCTGACCGCTGCGGCGCGCTCTATTGGCCGGACGAAGCGACACTTGTTGTTGCCGACCTGCACCTTGAAAAAGGTTCGTCTTTCGCGCGTTTCCGCAATCATTTGCCGCCCTACGATACGGCCGCGACGCTGCGCCAACTGGCCGCGATGGTTGATGCCTATCGGCCGACGCGACTGATCGCGCTCGGCGACAGCGTGCATGATCGCAGCGCCTGGGAACGCCTATCGGACTCTGATCGCCACAGCCTCAGCGGCCTTTGTCATCGGGTTGAGGACTGGATTTGGATCGCAGGCAACCATGACCCCAAACCGCCAGTCGGCGTTCCCGGACGGAGCGCCCAAGAACTGGTGATTGGATCTTTGGTATTTCGCCATGAGCCGGGCGGCGAGGTCGGTGCAAAGCAGGCCGAGGTCGCAGGTCATCTGCACCCAGCCGCGCGAGTGATTGGCAAGGGTGGATCGGCGCGCCGTCCGGCCTTTGCCCATGATGGCAAACGGCTCATCTTGCCGGCCTTCGGCGCCTATGCCGGCGGGCTTTGTCTTTCCGCTGAGCCTTTTCGGCACTTGCTCATCAAAGCAAGCATGCGGGCGTCGGTCTGTGGACGCACACGCATGTTCACCGTGCCTAGTAGCCGTATCTTGGGCTGGCGCTGA
- a CDS encoding 2-hydroxychromene-2-carboxylate isomerase, with protein MAPTIDYYFTLISPFSYLGHKAFLDVAAKHGAAVRYKPMNLAGVFATSGAVPIPERPVSRQNYRLIELQRIADIRQLPLTLRPAHFPTNPALANGAVAAIAASGGYPATFMFAAFQACWTEDRDISQPETVRELLEATGHDAAAIMVAATSDEIIAAMAQNTEAAIAAGAVGAPVYVLNGEPFWGQDRVDYLDHALTSGRGPYTPD; from the coding sequence ATGGCGCCGACGATCGATTATTACTTCACTCTGATTTCGCCTTTCTCCTACCTGGGTCACAAGGCGTTCTTGGATGTTGCCGCCAAGCATGGGGCGGCGGTTCGCTACAAGCCGATGAACCTTGCCGGCGTCTTTGCGACTTCCGGTGCGGTGCCCATTCCCGAGCGACCGGTGTCGCGCCAGAACTACCGATTGATCGAACTTCAGCGTATCGCCGACATCCGCCAACTGCCGCTAACCCTGCGGCCGGCGCATTTCCCAACCAACCCTGCTCTTGCCAATGGTGCGGTCGCGGCGATTGCGGCCTCAGGCGGCTACCCCGCGACCTTCATGTTTGCCGCGTTCCAGGCCTGCTGGACGGAGGACCGCGACATCAGCCAACCCGAAACGGTGCGTGAACTGCTGGAAGCGACAGGACACGATGCAGCGGCCATCATGGTTGCAGCAACCTCCGATGAAATCATTGCCGCAATGGCACAGAACACCGAAGCAGCCATCGCTGCAGGCGCGGTTGGCGCTCCGGTTTACGTTTTGAACGGCGAGCCATTCTGGGGCCAGGAC
- a CDS encoding sulfite exporter TauE/SafE family protein: protein MQIYLPIAELAVNVFLILGMGGAVGFVSGLFGVGGGFLLTPLLIFSGIPPSVAVATVTSQVVASSTSGVLSYWRKGGVDFKLAGVLLCGGVIGSSLGVWLFSILRALGQLDLIISVSYMLFLGTIGGMMFFESARSVWRGARGRAVSNRKPGQHTWVHGLPLKTAFKKSRLYISVIPVVTLGLLIGFAGAILGIGGGFIMVPALIYLLRVPGNVVIGTSLVQILVTMAVATVLHALTTGSVDIILGLILMVGGVLGAQFGASAGQKLKGEQLRLLLALLILSVGARFLFDLAIEPAELFSVTEIGG, encoded by the coding sequence ATGCAGATTTATCTGCCCATTGCCGAATTGGCCGTCAACGTGTTCCTCATTCTGGGCATGGGCGGCGCGGTGGGTTTCGTCTCGGGTCTTTTTGGAGTGGGCGGCGGGTTCTTGCTGACGCCGCTTCTCATTTTTTCCGGCATTCCGCCGTCCGTTGCTGTGGCCACAGTGACCAGCCAGGTTGTTGCCTCCTCAACCTCCGGTGTGTTGAGCTATTGGCGCAAAGGCGGCGTCGATTTCAAATTGGCCGGCGTCCTCTTATGCGGCGGCGTCATCGGCTCTTCACTCGGCGTTTGGCTGTTTTCGATTTTGCGCGCCCTCGGCCAGCTCGATCTCATTATTTCCGTCTCCTACATGCTGTTTTTGGGCACGATTGGCGGCATGATGTTTTTCGAAAGCGCGCGCTCGGTCTGGCGCGGCGCACGCGGTCGGGCGGTGTCGAACCGCAAACCCGGTCAGCATACCTGGGTGCACGGGCTGCCGCTGAAGACGGCTTTCAAGAAATCTCGTCTCTATATCTCTGTCATTCCAGTTGTCACGCTGGGGCTGCTGATTGGTTTCGCGGGCGCCATTCTTGGCATTGGCGGTGGCTTTATCATGGTGCCAGCGCTGATTTATCTCCTGCGGGTTCCTGGCAATGTGGTGATCGGCACCTCGCTGGTGCAGATTCTGGTGACGATGGCAGTCGCCACCGTGCTGCACGCATTGACCACCGGGTCCGTCGATATCATCCTGGGATTGATCTTGATGGTTGGTGGGGTGCTTGGCGCGCAGTTCGGTGCCTCGGCGGGGCAAAAGCTGAAAGGCGAACAATTGCGTTTGCTGCTGGCGCTGCTGATCCTGTCAGTCGGCGCGAGGTTCCTGTTTGATCTGGCCATCGAACCGGCAGAACTCTTCTCCGTGACGGAGATCGGCGGATGA
- a CDS encoding DUF3429 domain-containing protein, whose product MRVFTALQTVPKAPLWLGLTGAIPFVAGVIIFALGGLWLVSADLALRSTVVYGAVILSFLGGVRWGMGLLLSNPETRDARFTLSVIPSLIGWIAVLLPAFPALVMLAVSFAAQGAWDVGDAEDDGAPPWFGHLRTMLTALVCSLLSVMAVLTIV is encoded by the coding sequence ATGCGCGTTTTCACTGCCCTCCAAACCGTACCCAAAGCGCCGCTCTGGCTCGGTCTGACCGGCGCCATACCGTTTGTTGCCGGCGTGATTATCTTCGCGCTTGGTGGCCTCTGGCTTGTGAGCGCCGACTTGGCGCTGCGCTCGACGGTCGTTTATGGCGCGGTCATCCTGTCCTTTCTTGGCGGTGTTCGGTGGGGCATGGGCTTGCTGCTGTCTAACCCGGAAACGCGCGACGCACGTTTCACGCTGTCGGTGATCCCGTCGCTGATCGGCTGGATCGCAGTCCTTCTGCCGGCGTTTCCCGCACTGGTCATGTTGGCTGTGTCATTCGCCGCGCAAGGCGCGTGGGATGTCGGCGACGCTGAAGATGATGGTGCCCCGCCTTGGTTTGGCCATTTGCGCACGATGCTGACGGCACTCGTCTGCTCGCTGCTCAGCGTCATGGCGGTGCTGACGATCGTCTAA
- a CDS encoding MerR family DNA-binding transcriptional regulator, with amino-acid sequence MDTATRETEYSIGELAREYGLTLRTLRFYEDRGLLRPRRVGMQRIYSRRDKARLKLIVMGKRVGFSLQEIGEMLDLYDLKDGQAGQLKVARSRFLEQIAVLNQQKTDIEQAIVELERTVEVVTGMLKEKQQDLDGGGEAETPPLAATGSD; translated from the coding sequence ATGGATACTGCAACTCGAGAGACCGAATACAGCATTGGCGAACTGGCCCGCGAGTATGGTTTGACGTTGCGAACACTGCGTTTTTACGAAGACCGAGGGCTGTTGCGGCCGCGCCGGGTGGGCATGCAGCGCATCTATTCGCGCCGCGACAAAGCGCGGCTCAAACTCATCGTGATGGGCAAACGGGTTGGTTTCTCACTGCAAGAAATCGGCGAGATGCTCGACCTTTACGATTTAAAAGACGGTCAGGCCGGTCAGTTGAAGGTCGCCCGCAGCCGGTTTTTGGAGCAGATTGCGGTGCTCAATCAGCAAAAAACCGACATTGAGCAGGCCATCGTCGAGCTTGAGCGGACGGTGGAAGTTGTCACCGGCATGCTGAAGGAAAAGCAGCAGGACTTGGACGGTGGCGGCGAGGCCGAAACGCCACCTTTGGCCGCCACCGGTAGCGATTGA
- a CDS encoding TIGR02186 family protein produces MMRIALILLLTFLVALPVRAESLIVTLSERTVDITSNFTGSAITVFGAVRRDAATVPRASDYDVVVTVTGPQSDRVTRLKERVLGVWVNTRARTFEGVPSAYTVLSNRPVSEIAHSSLLRRFQIGIEQVLSPEEEDDNAVSTDNDSQGENDSQADAPETEGIDPRVFERAFLRLQREARVYQEDPNAVAVIDNTLFRARATFPADVPLGLFDVNVYLFSGGVLLAEERVGILVRKTGFEQFIFRMSQRDQLMYGGLAVVLALFTGWLGSVVFRRS; encoded by the coding sequence ATGATGCGGATAGCTCTGATCCTCCTGCTGACATTTCTGGTCGCTCTACCAGTGCGGGCAGAATCGCTCATCGTGACGCTGTCGGAGCGCACGGTCGATATCACCTCCAACTTCACCGGCTCAGCGATCACCGTGTTTGGCGCGGTGCGCCGTGACGCGGCGACTGTGCCCCGGGCGTCCGACTATGATGTCGTTGTGACGGTCACCGGCCCGCAATCAGATCGTGTGACGCGTCTGAAGGAACGGGTTTTGGGTGTTTGGGTGAACACCCGCGCGCGCACCTTTGAGGGCGTGCCCAGCGCCTACACGGTGCTTTCCAATCGGCCGGTTTCGGAGATCGCGCATTCCTCGCTGCTCCGCCGGTTTCAGATCGGTATCGAGCAGGTTTTGTCGCCCGAAGAGGAGGACGACAATGCCGTGTCCACCGATAATGACAGCCAAGGCGAAAATGACAGCCAGGCAGACGCGCCGGAAACCGAAGGGATCGATCCACGGGTTTTCGAGCGGGCGTTTTTGCGGCTGCAACGCGAAGCGCGCGTCTATCAGGAAGATCCCAACGCGGTCGCCGTCATCGACAACACGCTGTTCCGTGCCCGCGCCACCTTTCCCGCCGACGTGCCGCTTGGCCTTTTTGACGTGAATGTCTACCTGTTTTCCGGTGGCGTCTTGCTCGCCGAGGAGCGTGTGGGCATTCTGGTGCGCAAGACGGGGTTCGAACAGTTCATCTTCCGCATGTCCCAGCGTGATCAACTGATGTATGGCGGTCTTGCTGTGGTCCTGGCCCTGTTCACCGGATGGTTGGGATCCGTGGTCTTCCGCCGATCGTGA
- a CDS encoding SEL1-like repeat protein, giving the protein MHNLAVMAAEGGGQAPDFARAAGWFIPAANRGLADSQFNLAVLYARGMGVERDLMESYKWFALAANAGDNEAVARRDEVAGVLGEQALALARARVDNWRPVPVETAAVAVQGPAGGWDDSAESASATPTQRLIAEAQALLAERGYNPGPADGLLGPRTNEAVRAFRQSVGLGDSDTIDQALLDALRQGRSL; this is encoded by the coding sequence ATGCACAATCTGGCGGTCATGGCCGCCGAAGGTGGCGGACAAGCGCCTGACTTCGCCCGCGCCGCCGGTTGGTTCATTCCCGCCGCCAATCGCGGCCTAGCTGATAGCCAGTTCAACCTTGCCGTTCTTTATGCGCGCGGCATGGGGGTCGAACGCGATCTGATGGAGTCCTACAAATGGTTCGCCCTTGCCGCCAACGCCGGCGACAATGAAGCCGTCGCGCGCCGTGATGAGGTTGCCGGCGTGTTGGGCGAGCAAGCATTGGCGCTCGCGCGTGCCCGGGTCGATAATTGGCGGCCCGTTCCGGTGGAAACCGCGGCAGTTGCCGTTCAAGGTCCAGCCGGTGGCTGGGATGATTCAGCCGAAAGCGCCAGCGCGACACCGACGCAGCGCCTCATCGCAGAAGCACAGGCGCTGCTGGCTGAACGCGGCTATAATCCAGGTCCAGCAGACGGTTTGCTCGGTCCGAGAACCAACGAAGCGGTGCGTGCCTTCCGCCAATCGGTCGGGCTTGGTGACTCTGATACCATCGACCAGGCGCTCTTGGATGCCCTGCGACAGGGCCGTAGCCTTTAG